One window from the genome of Esox lucius isolate fEsoLuc1 chromosome 23, fEsoLuc1.pri, whole genome shotgun sequence encodes:
- the slc25a3a gene encoding solute carrier family 25 member 3a isoform X1 yields MYPSTLTQLSRANPFNSPLFSLKEIEEPKQSLCTNGQSRNLAAAAIADSEDVSCEFGSTKYYALCGFGGILSCGLTHTAIVPLDLVKCRIQVDPDKYKGIGKGFALTLKEDGARGLAKGWAPTFIGYSMQGLCKFGFYEMFKIFYSDLLGEENTYLWRTSLYLAASASAEFFADIALAPMEACKVRIQTQPGYANNLRQCAPKMYAEEGVWAFYKGVVPLWMRQIPYTMMKFACFERTVELLYKHVVPKPRADCTKSEQLVVTFTAGYIAGVFCAIVSHPADSVVSVLNKESGSTATQVLKKLGPRGVWKGLVARIIMIGTLTALQWFIYDSVKVYFRLPRPPPPEMPESLKKKLGLTE; encoded by the exons ATGTACCCGAGCACTCTCACGCAACTGTCCCGGGCGAATCCCTTCAACTCCCCGCTCTTCTCCCTTAAAGAAATCGAGGAGCCCAAACAAAGCCTTTGCACAAATGGACAGAGTCGCAACCTCGCTGCGGCAGCAATCGCCG ACTCTGAGGATGTGAGCTGTGAGTTTGGCTCAACAAAGTACTATGCCCTCTGTGGCTTTGGGGGTATCCTGAGCTGcggcctcacacacacagctatcGTACCCCTCGACCTTGTCAAGTGTCGCATTCAG GTGGACCCTGACAAGTACAAGGGCATCGGCAAAGGCTTTGCGCTGACACTGAAGGAGGATGGGGCCCGGGGGCTGGCTAAGGGCTGGGCCCCTACTTTCATTGGCTACTCCATGCAGGGTCTCTGCAAGTTTGGCTTCTATGAGATGTTCAAGATCTTTTATAGTGACCTGCTCGGGGAG GAGAACACCTACCTGTGGAGGACGTCTCTGTACCTGGCAGCATCTGCCAGCGCAGAGTTTTTTGCTGACATCGCCTTGGCCCCAATGGAGGCATGTAAAGTTCGTATCCAGACCCAGCCTGGCTATGCCAACAACCTCAGACAATGTGCCCCCAAGATGTATGCCGAGGAGGGGGTCTGGGC gttttatAAGGGAGTTGTCCCCTTGTGGATGCGGCAAATCCCCTACACCATGATGAAGTTTGCCTGCTTTGAGAGGACCGTGGAGTTGCTCTACAAACACGTGGTGCCCAAACCCCGTGCTGACTGCACCAAGTCCGAACAGCTGGTCGTCACCTTCACTGCCGGTTACATCG CTGGTGTGTTCTGTGCCATCGTGTCCCACCCAGCGGACTCTGTGGTGTCGGTACTGAACAAGGAGAGTGGCAGCACTGCCACCCAAGTGCTCAAGAAGCTTGGACCCAGGG GTGTGTGGAAGGGCCTGGTTGCCCGTATCATCATGATTGGTACCCTGACTGCCCTTCAGTGGTTCATCTATGACTCTGTGAAGGTCTACTTCCGCctgccccgcccccctccccctgAGATGCCAGAGTCCCTCAAGAAGAAGCTGGGGCTTACAGAGTAA
- the slc25a3a gene encoding solute carrier family 25 member 3a isoform X2, whose translation MYPSTLTQLSRANPFNSPLFSLKEIEEPKQSLCTNGQSRNLAAAAIAEGDSCEFGSQKYLLLCGFGGIISCGTTHTALVPLDLVKCRMQVDPDKYKGIGKGFALTLKEDGARGLAKGWAPTFIGYSMQGLCKFGFYEMFKIFYSDLLGEENTYLWRTSLYLAASASAEFFADIALAPMEACKVRIQTQPGYANNLRQCAPKMYAEEGVWAFYKGVVPLWMRQIPYTMMKFACFERTVELLYKHVVPKPRADCTKSEQLVVTFTAGYIAGVFCAIVSHPADSVVSVLNKESGSTATQVLKKLGPRGVWKGLVARIIMIGTLTALQWFIYDSVKVYFRLPRPPPPEMPESLKKKLGLTE comes from the exons ATGTACCCGAGCACTCTCACGCAACTGTCCCGGGCGAATCCCTTCAACTCCCCGCTCTTCTCCCTTAAAGAAATCGAGGAGCCCAAACAAAGCCTTTGCACAAATGGACAGAGTCGCAACCTCGCTGCGGCAGCAATCGCCG AGGGAGACAGCTGTGAGTTCGGCTCACAGAAGTATTTACTCCTGTGTGGGTTTGGTGGCATCATCAGCTGtggtaccacacacacagcgtTAGTGCCCCTCGATTTGGTCAAATGCAGGATGCAG GTGGACCCTGACAAGTACAAGGGCATCGGCAAAGGCTTTGCGCTGACACTGAAGGAGGATGGGGCCCGGGGGCTGGCTAAGGGCTGGGCCCCTACTTTCATTGGCTACTCCATGCAGGGTCTCTGCAAGTTTGGCTTCTATGAGATGTTCAAGATCTTTTATAGTGACCTGCTCGGGGAG GAGAACACCTACCTGTGGAGGACGTCTCTGTACCTGGCAGCATCTGCCAGCGCAGAGTTTTTTGCTGACATCGCCTTGGCCCCAATGGAGGCATGTAAAGTTCGTATCCAGACCCAGCCTGGCTATGCCAACAACCTCAGACAATGTGCCCCCAAGATGTATGCCGAGGAGGGGGTCTGGGC gttttatAAGGGAGTTGTCCCCTTGTGGATGCGGCAAATCCCCTACACCATGATGAAGTTTGCCTGCTTTGAGAGGACCGTGGAGTTGCTCTACAAACACGTGGTGCCCAAACCCCGTGCTGACTGCACCAAGTCCGAACAGCTGGTCGTCACCTTCACTGCCGGTTACATCG CTGGTGTGTTCTGTGCCATCGTGTCCCACCCAGCGGACTCTGTGGTGTCGGTACTGAACAAGGAGAGTGGCAGCACTGCCACCCAAGTGCTCAAGAAGCTTGGACCCAGGG GTGTGTGGAAGGGCCTGGTTGCCCGTATCATCATGATTGGTACCCTGACTGCCCTTCAGTGGTTCATCTATGACTCTGTGAAGGTCTACTTCCGCctgccccgcccccctccccctgAGATGCCAGAGTCCCTCAAGAAGAAGCTGGGGCTTACAGAGTAA
- the slc25a3a gene encoding solute carrier family 25 member 3a isoform X3: MDRVATSLRQQSPVDPDKYKGIGKGFALTLKEDGARGLAKGWAPTFIGYSMQGLCKFGFYEMFKIFYSDLLGEENTYLWRTSLYLAASASAEFFADIALAPMEACKVRIQTQPGYANNLRQCAPKMYAEEGVWAFYKGVVPLWMRQIPYTMMKFACFERTVELLYKHVVPKPRADCTKSEQLVVTFTAGYIAGVFCAIVSHPADSVVSVLNKESGSTATQVLKKLGPRGVWKGLVARIIMIGTLTALQWFIYDSVKVYFRLPRPPPPEMPESLKKKLGLTE, encoded by the exons ATGGACAGAGTCGCAACCTCGCTGCGGCAGCAATCGCCG GTGGACCCTGACAAGTACAAGGGCATCGGCAAAGGCTTTGCGCTGACACTGAAGGAGGATGGGGCCCGGGGGCTGGCTAAGGGCTGGGCCCCTACTTTCATTGGCTACTCCATGCAGGGTCTCTGCAAGTTTGGCTTCTATGAGATGTTCAAGATCTTTTATAGTGACCTGCTCGGGGAG GAGAACACCTACCTGTGGAGGACGTCTCTGTACCTGGCAGCATCTGCCAGCGCAGAGTTTTTTGCTGACATCGCCTTGGCCCCAATGGAGGCATGTAAAGTTCGTATCCAGACCCAGCCTGGCTATGCCAACAACCTCAGACAATGTGCCCCCAAGATGTATGCCGAGGAGGGGGTCTGGGC gttttatAAGGGAGTTGTCCCCTTGTGGATGCGGCAAATCCCCTACACCATGATGAAGTTTGCCTGCTTTGAGAGGACCGTGGAGTTGCTCTACAAACACGTGGTGCCCAAACCCCGTGCTGACTGCACCAAGTCCGAACAGCTGGTCGTCACCTTCACTGCCGGTTACATCG CTGGTGTGTTCTGTGCCATCGTGTCCCACCCAGCGGACTCTGTGGTGTCGGTACTGAACAAGGAGAGTGGCAGCACTGCCACCCAAGTGCTCAAGAAGCTTGGACCCAGGG GTGTGTGGAAGGGCCTGGTTGCCCGTATCATCATGATTGGTACCCTGACTGCCCTTCAGTGGTTCATCTATGACTCTGTGAAGGTCTACTTCCGCctgccccgcccccctccccctgAGATGCCAGAGTCCCTCAAGAAGAAGCTGGGGCTTACAGAGTAA